A stretch of Christensenellaceae bacterium DNA encodes these proteins:
- a CDS encoding dipeptidase PepV: protein MLEFTLAPRKNEMVDALKTILGIKSVKGEAQGNMPYGKGVFDALIKTLNIGERLDFDSVNFFSHLGYVEYGDGDEMLAIVTHLDVVPAGEGWTLPPFEGTVRDGRVYGRGAIDDKGPAIAALFALSGIKENCITLNKRVRIIFGCDEESGWADMDFYKKNGGEIPSMAISPDAEFPIVNAEKGLLHLTLRRKAYDFSPDGALVLADLHAGQRVNVVPALAECTIMGNTRALSQMIDLFNEDSPVKITSAPTEGGMVLQAHGVSAHGSKPEDGRNALTYMIQFLNMLPLKKNALSDAVYELAALIGTETDGGRLGIAQKDFSGALTLNVGYCTTDKDGLAVGVDIRYPVNGDKEAILHKIREALHGFEVEETFSRAAHYVSEDSPLVAGLKQAYEEVTGEKAYCMTMGGATYARAFPNSVAFGALFPGQVGTEHQPDEYIEIDSLVKIADIIANAIVVLCK, encoded by the coding sequence ATGTTGGAATTCACACTTGCACCGCGAAAAAATGAGATGGTCGACGCTTTGAAAACGATTCTGGGAATCAAAAGCGTAAAAGGGGAAGCACAGGGAAATATGCCTTACGGAAAAGGCGTGTTCGACGCGCTTATCAAGACGCTCAACATCGGGGAACGGCTGGATTTTGACAGCGTGAATTTCTTTTCCCATCTGGGATATGTCGAATACGGCGACGGCGACGAAATGCTCGCGATCGTCACACATCTTGACGTGGTGCCGGCTGGCGAGGGATGGACGCTGCCGCCGTTCGAAGGAACGGTCAGGGATGGACGCGTATACGGCAGGGGCGCGATCGACGATAAAGGACCTGCGATCGCCGCGTTGTTTGCCCTGTCGGGAATCAAGGAAAATTGTATTACGCTCAATAAACGTGTGCGTATCATCTTCGGCTGTGACGAGGAAAGCGGCTGGGCTGATATGGATTTTTATAAAAAGAACGGCGGAGAGATCCCCTCGATGGCAATTTCGCCGGACGCGGAATTCCCGATCGTAAATGCGGAAAAAGGCTTGCTGCACTTAACGCTCAGGCGTAAGGCGTACGATTTTTCGCCGGACGGCGCGCTCGTGCTGGCCGACCTGCATGCGGGTCAGCGGGTGAACGTGGTGCCCGCGCTCGCGGAATGTACGATTATGGGGAACACGCGGGCGCTTTCGCAGATGATCGATCTTTTCAATGAGGATTCTCCTGTTAAAATTACATCCGCGCCGACCGAGGGCGGTATGGTTTTGCAGGCGCACGGCGTATCGGCGCACGGTTCCAAGCCGGAGGACGGCAGGAACGCGCTTACGTATATGATACAGTTTTTAAATATGCTGCCTTTAAAAAAGAACGCGCTTTCCGATGCCGTGTATGAGCTGGCCGCGCTCATCGGGACGGAGACGGACGGCGGGCGGCTTGGCATTGCGCAAAAGGATTTCTCCGGCGCGCTTACCTTAAACGTAGGTTATTGCACGACCGATAAGGACGGCCTTGCCGTCGGCGTAGACATCCGTTATCCGGTAAACGGCGACAAGGAAGCGATCCTGCATAAAATACGCGAAGCTTTGCATGGTTTTGAGGTAGAGGAAACATTTTCGCGCGCCGCGCACTACGTAAGCGAGGATTCGCCGCTTGTTGCGGGCCTTAAGCAGGCCTATGAAGAGGTGACGGGGGAAAAGGCATATTGCATGACGATGGGCGGCGCAACGTACGCGCGCGCGTTTCCCAACTCGGTGGCGTTCGGCGCGCTCTTCCCGGGGCAGGTCGGAACGGAGCACCAGCCGGATGAATATATTGAAATCGATTCGCTCGTAAAGATAGCGGATATTATAGCAAACGCCATAGTGGTGCTTTGTAAATAG
- the alaS gene encoding alanine--tRNA ligase codes for MKCLTSDELRQMYLDFFRSKGHAVIKSASLIPENDPTVLFTTAGMHPLVPYLLGEKHPAGTRLTDVQKCVRTGDIDEVGDESHCTFFEMLGNWSLGDYFKKEAIAWSYEFLTSDEWLGIEKDKLYFTCFAGDEDAPRDMQAYDRWREMGVADDHIFFLGKKHNWWGPAGITGPCGPDTEMFIDTGKPACGPDCNPSCDCGKYLEIWNDVFMEYNKQADGTFVPLEHKNVDTGMGLDRTIAILQGKKSVYETDVFVPIIAKIEELSGKKYEGADEETRKAFRIVADHIRCATFMIGDEKGITPSNVDQGYVLRRLLRRSIRFAGKLGIGEGNLSKISQVVIDKYAHAYNELRANEKKILSEIEKEEERFQKTITQGLKEFEKVTANLAAGDVIDGKSAFRLYDTFGFPIEFTLELADERGFKVDKEGFDKAFEHHQELSHAGAEQRFKGGLADTSEQTARLHTATHLLNAALRKLLSEDIVQKGSNITAERLRFDFNFDRKVEREELDKLEEYVNEAIAAGIDVIEEEMTVDEAKKQGAMGVFDSKYGELVKVYTIPGYSKEICGGPHAGNTAELGHFKIKKEQSSSAGVRRIKAILD; via the coding sequence ATGAAGTGCTTAACAAGTGACGAATTACGGCAAATGTATTTGGATTTTTTCAGGAGCAAGGGGCATGCGGTGATCAAAAGCGCGTCGCTGATTCCGGAAAATGATCCTACCGTTCTTTTTACAACAGCGGGCATGCATCCGTTGGTGCCTTATCTGCTGGGGGAAAAGCATCCGGCGGGTACAAGGCTTACGGATGTACAAAAGTGCGTGCGCACAGGCGATATTGATGAAGTGGGGGACGAGAGTCACTGCACTTTTTTTGAGATGCTGGGGAACTGGTCGCTGGGCGATTACTTTAAGAAAGAAGCGATCGCGTGGAGCTACGAATTTCTGACAAGCGACGAGTGGCTGGGAATCGAAAAGGATAAATTATATTTTACCTGCTTCGCGGGTGATGAAGATGCGCCGCGCGATATGCAGGCATATGACCGGTGGCGTGAGATGGGCGTGGCGGACGACCACATTTTCTTCCTGGGAAAGAAGCACAACTGGTGGGGGCCGGCGGGCATTACAGGACCGTGCGGACCGGATACGGAAATGTTTATCGATACCGGAAAGCCTGCCTGCGGACCGGACTGCAACCCCTCGTGCGATTGCGGGAAATACCTTGAAATATGGAACGACGTATTCATGGAATACAATAAGCAGGCGGACGGAACGTTTGTGCCGCTCGAGCATAAGAACGTAGATACGGGAATGGGGCTTGACCGTACGATTGCGATTTTGCAGGGTAAAAAATCCGTATACGAAACGGACGTTTTTGTACCGATCATCGCGAAGATCGAGGAGCTTTCTGGAAAGAAATACGAGGGCGCGGACGAGGAAACAAGAAAGGCTTTTCGTATTGTGGCGGACCATATTAGGTGCGCGACGTTTATGATTGGCGACGAAAAAGGTATCACGCCGTCCAATGTCGATCAGGGTTACGTGCTCAGGAGATTGCTGCGCCGCTCCATTCGTTTTGCGGGCAAGCTTGGGATTGGCGAAGGAAATCTTTCCAAAATCTCCCAAGTGGTAATCGACAAATATGCGCATGCATATAATGAGCTGCGCGCCAATGAGAAAAAGATACTCTCAGAGATTGAAAAAGAGGAAGAACGTTTCCAGAAGACGATCACGCAGGGCTTAAAGGAATTCGAAAAGGTTACGGCGAATCTCGCGGCAGGCGATGTGATCGACGGAAAAAGCGCGTTCCGACTGTACGACACCTTTGGGTTCCCCATCGAATTTACGCTGGAACTGGCGGATGAACGAGGCTTTAAGGTGGATAAGGAAGGCTTTGATAAAGCTTTCGAGCATCATCAGGAGCTATCGCACGCGGGGGCGGAGCAAAGGTTTAAGGGCGGCCTGGCGGACACGAGCGAGCAAACGGCGCGGCTGCATACGGCGACGCATCTTTTGAACGCGGCGCTCAGAAAGCTTTTAAGCGAGGATATTGTGCAGAAAGGTTCTAACATTACAGCGGAGCGTTTGCGCTTTGACTTCAATTTTGACCGTAAGGTAGAGCGCGAAGAGCTTGATAAACTGGAAGAATACGTCAACGAGGCGATCGCCGCGGGCATTGACGTTATCGAAGAGGAAATGACCGTGGACGAGGCCAAGAAGCAGGGCGCGATGGGCGTGTTTGATTCCAAATACGGCGAGCTCGTCAAGGTATATACGATCCCCGGATATTCCAAGGAAATCTGCGGCGGGCCGCACGCGGGGAATACGGCGGAGCTGGGGCACTTCAAGATCAAAAAGGAACAGAGCAGCAGCGCGGGTGTGCGCCGTATCAAGGCGATTCTGGATTAA
- a CDS encoding magnesium transporter has protein sequence MIRIFSTAENNTFKEIDTIQPGAWIHLLDPSEEEVVFVRDKLHIEDEFIRAALDSEETVRIDAEDDQTLVLVDIPVVTSERNSFVYTTLPMGIIVTADNIITVCLEETSILEDFWNQNIRGGFDTCKKTRFLLQILYKNASKYLQYLRQIDKASTQVENALHQSMKNSELIQMLKLEKSLVYFSTSLKSNEVVLEKMLKSRVIKSYPDDLDLLEDVIVENKQAIEMGTIYRDILSGTMDAFASVISNNLNIVMKILTSITIILAIPTLFASLWGMNVPVPFASEPLGFLWVIIIACACSGVAAFFLWKKKMF, from the coding sequence ATGATCAGGATTTTCAGTACGGCTGAAAACAATACATTCAAAGAGATCGATACAATCCAGCCGGGTGCATGGATCCATCTTTTGGACCCATCCGAAGAAGAAGTTGTATTTGTACGGGACAAGCTTCACATCGAGGACGAATTTATCCGCGCCGCGCTGGACAGCGAGGAAACGGTACGTATCGACGCCGAGGACGACCAGACGTTGGTGCTCGTCGACATCCCTGTGGTTACTTCGGAACGGAATTCATTTGTATATACGACGCTCCCGATGGGAATTATTGTAACGGCGGATAATATCATTACGGTATGTCTCGAGGAAACGTCCATTTTGGAAGATTTCTGGAACCAGAACATTCGCGGCGGCTTCGACACATGCAAGAAAACACGGTTTTTATTACAGATATTATATAAAAATGCAAGCAAATATTTGCAGTACCTGCGCCAGATCGACAAGGCTTCGACGCAGGTTGAAAACGCGTTGCACCAATCCATGAAAAACAGCGAGCTGATCCAGATGCTCAAGCTGGAAAAATCCCTGGTGTATTTTTCCACCTCCTTAAAATCCAATGAGGTCGTTTTGGAAAAGATGCTCAAGTCCCGCGTTATCAAAAGTTATCCGGACGATCTGGATTTGCTGGAGGACGTTATCGTCGAAAACAAGCAGGCGATCGAAATGGGCACCATTTACCGCGACATTCTTTCGGGCACCATGGATGCGTTTGCGAGCGTTATCTCGAATAACCTCAATATCGTGATGAAGATATTGACTTCCATCACGATTATTCTGGCGATTCCTACGCTGTTCGCCAGCCTTTGGGGGATGAACGTGCCCGTTCCTTTTGCATCGGAGCCTCTGGGCTTTTTATGGGTGATCATTATCGCCTGTGCCTGCTCGGGCGTGGCGGCGTTTTTCCTGTGGAAGAAAAAAATGTTTTAG
- the murA2 gene encoding UDP-N-acetylglucosamine 1-carboxyvinyltransferase 2 yields MDVTGAKNAAVAILPATILARGICVIENLPNIADVLIIKRILAEIGAEVEFENGTMTVDTTNINTCHVTMNLVKRMRASYYLLGALLSRFGEAEINLPGGCTIGERPIDLHIKGMTALGASVDVKYGRVVASAPDGLVGSDIYLDTVSVGATINIMLAAACAKGQTSIVNAAKEPHVVDVANFLVCMGAKIKGAGTDVIRITGVEKLHGCNYSIIPDQIETGTLMIAAAATRGDVIIKNVIPTHMEALSAKMEEMGINVKEGADFIHVQCAGRPKAVKIKTMPYPGFPTDLQQPATVLLSTADGTSMITETIFESRFKHIKEIRRMGAQITTEDRVAVVDGVEKLTGAPVEATDLRAGAALIVAGLMADGVTEIHNIKYIDRGYDHIEEKLKKLGADIRREEVVRTEDDDLY; encoded by the coding sequence GTGGATGTGACCGGTGCCAAAAACGCTGCGGTTGCTATTTTGCCTGCGACCATTCTGGCAAGAGGCATTTGCGTCATTGAAAACCTGCCGAATATCGCAGACGTATTGATTATCAAGCGTATCCTTGCCGAAATCGGCGCGGAGGTCGAATTCGAAAACGGCACGATGACGGTCGATACGACCAATATCAACACATGCCATGTCACCATGAATTTAGTAAAACGCATGCGCGCGTCCTACTATTTGTTAGGTGCGCTTTTATCGCGTTTTGGTGAAGCGGAAATCAACTTGCCGGGCGGATGCACGATCGGCGAACGTCCGATCGATCTGCATATCAAGGGAATGACGGCCCTCGGGGCCAGCGTGGACGTCAAATACGGCCGCGTGGTTGCCAGCGCGCCGGACGGCCTTGTGGGCAGCGATATATATCTGGATACTGTTTCAGTGGGAGCCACCATAAACATCATGCTGGCGGCAGCGTGCGCCAAGGGGCAGACGTCTATCGTCAATGCGGCGAAAGAACCCCATGTCGTTGATGTGGCCAACTTTTTGGTCTGCATGGGCGCCAAAATCAAAGGCGCCGGTACGGATGTGATCCGTATTACCGGCGTGGAAAAGCTTCACGGCTGCAATTATTCGATCATTCCCGACCAGATCGAAACGGGTACCCTTATGATCGCGGCGGCGGCGACGCGCGGCGATGTGATAATCAAAAACGTAATTCCTACGCATATGGAAGCGCTGTCCGCTAAGATGGAGGAAATGGGCATCAACGTAAAGGAGGGCGCGGATTTTATCCATGTTCAGTGCGCAGGGCGTCCTAAGGCGGTTAAGATCAAAACAATGCCGTATCCCGGGTTTCCGACGGACCTGCAGCAGCCGGCGACGGTGCTGCTCTCGACGGCGGACGGCACGAGCATGATTACCGAGACGATTTTTGAGTCGCGTTTCAAGCATATCAAAGAGATACGCCGGATGGGCGCGCAAATCACGACGGAGGACCGTGTGGCGGTCGTGGACGGCGTGGAGAAGCTGACTGGTGCGCCGGTGGAGGCGACGGATCTGCGCGCGGGAGCGGCGCTGATTGTCGCGGGATTGATGGCGGACGGGGTAACGGAGATTCATAACATTAAATATATCGACAGGGGATATGACCATATCGAGGAAAAACTGAAGAAACTTGGAGCGGATATTCGCCGCGAAGAAGTAGTGCGTACCGAGGATGACGATTTGTATTAA
- a CDS encoding MarR family transcriptional regulator encodes MDQTAQIRSEIDEYYENWFRINRAYEDWAQRHGTSDNVLFTLHTISSCGDEGCTQQKICSALLLPKQTVSFILSKLEKQGLVQRKPNPKDRRNNLVLLTESGWEYAQDMLAALEAAEVRAYRSMNEDQRKALLDGYAALTAALEKSFSEPE; translated from the coding sequence ATGGATCAAACAGCACAAATCCGCTCTGAGATCGACGAATATTATGAAAACTGGTTTCGCATCAACCGCGCCTATGAGGACTGGGCGCAGCGGCACGGGACATCAGATAATGTGCTCTTTACCCTGCATACCATTTCTTCGTGCGGGGATGAGGGCTGTACGCAGCAAAAGATATGCAGCGCGTTGCTGCTGCCCAAGCAAACCGTTTCCTTTATTCTTTCCAAACTGGAAAAACAGGGCCTCGTGCAACGCAAGCCGAACCCTAAGGACCGCCGCAACAATCTTGTGTTGCTGACCGAATCCGGCTGGGAATATGCACAGGACATGCTGGCCGCGCTCGAGGCCGCCGAGGTACGCGCTTACCGCAGCATGAACGAAGACCAGCGCAAGGCGCTGCTCGACGGTTACGCGGCGCTCACAGCCGCGCTCGAAAAAAGTTTCTCAGAACCTGAGTAA
- the vmrA gene encoding MATE family efflux transporter, with protein sequence MFAPSEKQFWKYILPSMLTMFLGGFYAIVDGFFVGQAVGDLGLAAINIAWPIASFLLAAGTGIGVGGSVIMSTRLGEKDIDGSKQAFGNTFFMLLLFSAIMTVVFSFLYTPILRLLGAEGDLLKTAEEYARIVALGSTFQILGTGIAPLLRNKGKTVQAMIAMVSGLVTNIILDALFVMALSWGIRGAALATVIAQALVAVIGFIMLYHKKENRVPLSMLKPNAATMRKLLKIGLSPFGMTFAPSIVIILANLQCLQYGGTVAVAAYSILMYVVTSVQGLLQGVGDGIQPLLSYFNGAGNMRSMQNVFRKALITVLALSIVLLLAALLLRTQIPVLFGASPESAALVETALFFMAFAFPFIGFTKLSSSYFYAIDEVKTSALIIYIDPAALTPLYLFLLPLLLGITGIWLALPFAQASLTVILLFIYRRHYHKMQLKSQNRSLSYGSNSTNPL encoded by the coding sequence ATGTTTGCCCCAAGCGAAAAGCAGTTTTGGAAGTACATTCTTCCGTCCATGCTTACCATGTTTTTAGGCGGATTTTATGCCATTGTCGACGGTTTCTTCGTCGGACAGGCGGTCGGCGACCTGGGACTGGCCGCCATTAATATTGCATGGCCTATCGCGTCTTTCCTGCTCGCCGCTGGCACCGGTATCGGCGTGGGCGGCTCCGTTATCATGTCCACACGGCTGGGAGAAAAAGATATTGACGGCTCGAAACAGGCGTTCGGCAATACATTTTTTATGCTATTGCTTTTTTCTGCGATTATGACTGTCGTATTCTCTTTTTTATACACCCCCATTCTCAGGCTTTTGGGGGCTGAAGGCGATTTGCTTAAGACAGCCGAGGAATACGCGCGCATCGTCGCGCTCGGCTCTACTTTCCAAATCCTCGGCACCGGCATCGCGCCCTTGCTGCGCAACAAAGGAAAAACGGTGCAGGCTATGATCGCCATGGTAAGCGGCCTTGTCACCAATATTATCCTGGACGCGCTTTTTGTGATGGCATTATCCTGGGGAATCCGCGGGGCGGCGCTGGCAACAGTGATCGCGCAGGCGCTTGTCGCGGTCATCGGATTTATTATGCTCTATCATAAAAAGGAAAACCGCGTTCCGCTTTCCATGCTAAAGCCGAACGCCGCCACCATGCGTAAGCTTTTGAAAATCGGCCTTTCCCCCTTTGGTATGACCTTTGCGCCCTCGATCGTCATCATTCTCGCCAATTTGCAATGCCTGCAATACGGAGGAACGGTCGCTGTCGCGGCCTACTCGATTTTGATGTACGTCGTGACTTCGGTACAGGGCCTTTTGCAGGGCGTAGGCGACGGTATCCAGCCATTGCTCAGTTATTTTAACGGCGCGGGAAATATGAGAAGCATGCAGAATGTTTTCCGGAAAGCGTTGATTACCGTACTCGCGTTAAGCATTGTATTGCTGCTTGCCGCGCTGCTCCTGCGCACGCAGATCCCCGTCCTTTTCGGCGCTTCCCCTGAGTCGGCGGCGTTGGTCGAGACCGCGTTGTTCTTTATGGCCTTTGCTTTCCCGTTCATTGGTTTTACCAAGCTTTCGTCTTCGTATTTCTACGCGATCGACGAAGTGAAAACGTCGGCCCTGATCATTTATATCGATCCGGCCGCGCTGACGCCGCTTTACCTGTTTCTGCTTCCCCTGCTTTTGGGCATTACAGGCATCTGGCTGGCGCTGCCTTTCGCGCAGGCGTCATTGACAGTGATCCTGCTGTTTATCTACCGGCGGCATTATCATAAAATGCAACTAAAATCACAGAACAGGAGTTTAAGTTATGGATCAAACAGCACAAATCCGCTCTGA
- a CDS encoding serine acetyltransferase — protein MLQEWKDKKAPDLAEEIMAINKPNITGDTISGFGMKRKVATFIDLVRSAMYPNIYDSNITKETELRATVTRRLREAAVLLDCMVAEVLVNQCQLEQRHRADCDKCRETAQKITIHFMEHLPGIARLLNTDIEAAYCGDPAARSHEEILLAYPGFEAISIYRIAHTFYQLDIPLLPRMMTEQAHSKTGIDIHPGATIGEHFFIDHGTGVVIGETCTIGKHVKIYQGVTLGARSFELDENGHPVKGVKRHPDIRDNVIIYSGATILGGDTVIGAGCVIGGNVWLTHSVEACTTVYNASPSPTLISNGQNG, from the coding sequence ATGTTACAGGAGTGGAAAGACAAAAAAGCGCCGGATCTCGCCGAAGAGATCATGGCCATCAACAAGCCCAATATCACCGGAGATACGATCAGCGGTTTCGGCATGAAGCGCAAGGTCGCTACCTTTATCGACCTTGTCAGAAGCGCCATGTACCCTAATATTTATGACAGTAATATCACGAAAGAAACCGAACTTAGGGCGACCGTTACCCGCCGTTTGCGCGAAGCAGCCGTGCTTTTGGACTGTATGGTCGCCGAGGTCCTCGTAAACCAGTGCCAGCTTGAGCAAAGGCATCGGGCGGACTGTGACAAGTGCAGGGAAACGGCGCAAAAAATCACCATTCATTTCATGGAACACCTGCCCGGTATTGCCAGGCTTTTAAATACAGATATTGAGGCCGCCTACTGCGGAGATCCCGCGGCAAGGTCGCACGAGGAGATCCTGCTCGCGTATCCCGGCTTTGAAGCGATCAGTATCTACCGTATCGCCCATACCTTTTACCAGCTCGATATTCCCCTTTTGCCGCGTATGATGACCGAGCAGGCGCACAGTAAAACGGGCATCGATATTCATCCGGGCGCAACCATCGGCGAGCATTTCTTTATCGACCACGGCACCGGCGTCGTCATCGGCGAGACATGTACCATCGGTAAACACGTTAAGATTTACCAGGGCGTAACGCTGGGCGCGAGAAGCTTTGAGCTTGACGAAAACGGCCATCCGGTCAAGGGCGTAAAGCGCCATCCGGATATTCGGGATAATGTGATTATTTATTCGGGCGCAACCATCCTTGGCGGCGATACGGTGATCGGCGCGGGCTGCGTAATCGGCGGTAACGTGTGGCTCACCCATTCTGTGGAAGCCTGCACGACGGTCTACAATGCTTCCCCCTCCCCGACGCTGATCTCCAACGGCCAAAACGGCTGA
- a CDS encoding homoserine O-succinyltransferase, with protein sequence MPININSNLPAAKTLAQEGIFTMPLERATQQDIRPLRIVILNIMPTKEQTETQLMRLLANSPLQVEVVLLHPATHISKNTSIEHLNTFYKTFDDISDEKYDGLIITGAPVEQIPFEQVNYWQEITQIMEWSKKNVYSTMYICWAAQAGLYYHYGINKYPCEHKLSGIYLHKRTPNNFPLLRGFDDEFWAPHSRHSYIRKTEIQNNPALEILCEFEENGVYIVSAKRGRQIFVTGHPEYDANTLKTEYVRDIARGMDVPVPANYFPGNDPNKPPVVRWRGHANLLFNNWLNYYVYQETPYDVKAIKNEE encoded by the coding sequence ATGCCTATTAACATCAACAGTAATTTACCGGCAGCAAAGACACTGGCGCAGGAGGGCATATTTACAATGCCCTTAGAGCGCGCGACGCAGCAGGACATCCGTCCTCTTAGGATCGTGATACTTAATATCATGCCTACCAAAGAGCAAACGGAGACGCAACTAATGCGCCTGCTGGCAAACTCACCTTTGCAGGTAGAAGTGGTGCTGCTGCATCCCGCGACGCATATCTCCAAGAATACGTCTATCGAGCACCTGAATACCTTTTATAAGACGTTCGACGATATTAGCGACGAGAAATATGACGGGCTGATTATCACGGGCGCGCCCGTAGAACAGATTCCTTTCGAGCAAGTGAACTACTGGCAGGAGATCACGCAGATCATGGAATGGAGCAAAAAGAACGTCTATTCCACGATGTATATTTGCTGGGCTGCCCAGGCAGGACTGTATTACCACTATGGTATCAATAAATATCCGTGTGAGCATAAGCTTTCAGGGATTTACCTGCATAAGCGGACGCCGAACAATTTTCCGCTTTTGCGCGGGTTCGACGATGAATTTTGGGCGCCGCACTCGCGCCATTCGTATATCCGGAAAACGGAGATACAAAATAATCCGGCGCTTGAGATCCTGTGCGAGTTTGAAGAGAACGGGGTGTATATCGTATCCGCGAAGCGCGGCCGCCAGATTTTTGTGACGGGACATCCGGAATATGACGCCAACACTTTAAAGACGGAATATGTGCGCGATATTGCGCGGGGAATGGACGTACCGGTACCGGCTAATTATTTCCCGGGGAACGACCCCAATAAACCGCCGGTCGTGCGCTGGCGCGGCCACGCGAACCTGCTCTTTAACAACTGGCTCAATTATTACGTCTATCAGGAAACGCCGTACGATGTAAAGGCTATCAAAAATGAGGAATAG
- a CDS encoding cysteine synthase A encodes MKLAEKLTDLIGETPLLQLNNINPMIWAKLEYFNPQGSVKDRPAYYMMKEGIDQGLIQENTVVVESTSGNTGIALAYICTCLGLHLILTMPESMSIERRRLLSALGAELVLTPAAEGMRGAISRAREICEKESGYMPNQFESMANVRAHKETTAQEILRDMVGDVDIFIAGVGTGGTITGCGEVLKSKRQETQVIAVEPAESQVLAGGKPAPHKIQGIGAGFVPKILNREIIDEIIPVFTDEAYDAARLLSHNEGVLCGVSSGAALAAAIKVADRPENKGKKIVVIFPDTGERYLSTELFG; translated from the coding sequence ATGAAATTAGCAGAAAAATTGACGGATTTGATCGGCGAGACGCCGCTTTTGCAACTGAACAATATCAACCCGATGATTTGGGCGAAGCTGGAATACTTTAATCCGCAGGGAAGCGTGAAAGACCGTCCGGCGTATTATATGATGAAAGAGGGGATCGACCAGGGGCTGATTCAGGAAAACACGGTGGTCGTGGAATCCACAAGCGGCAATACGGGAATCGCGCTCGCGTATATCTGTACCTGCCTTGGGCTGCACCTGATCCTGACGATGCCCGAATCCATGAGTATCGAGCGCAGGAGGCTGCTATCGGCGCTCGGCGCGGAGCTTGTCCTTACGCCGGCGGCAGAAGGCATGCGCGGGGCGATCAGCCGCGCCAGAGAAATCTGTGAAAAAGAAAGCGGCTATATGCCAAACCAGTTTGAAAGTATGGCCAACGTGCGCGCGCATAAAGAGACAACGGCGCAGGAGATTTTGCGCGATATGGTCGGCGACGTCGACATTTTCATTGCAGGCGTCGGTACGGGCGGTACGATCACCGGCTGCGGCGAGGTGCTGAAGAGCAAAAGACAGGAAACGCAGGTCATTGCCGTGGAACCCGCGGAAAGCCAGGTGCTCGCGGGCGGAAAGCCGGCGCCGCATAAAATACAGGGGATCGGCGCGGGCTTTGTGCCCAAGATATTAAACCGTGAAATTATTGATGAAATCATACCTGTCTTTACAGACGAGGCATATGATGCGGCACGGCTGCTGTCGCATAATGAAGGCGTGTTGTGCGGCGTATCATCCGGCGCTGCGCTGGCGGCAGCGATCAAGGTAGCGGACCGTCCGGAGAACAAAGGCAAGAAAATCGTCGTGATTTTTCCGGATACGGGCGAGCGGTATTTGTCTACAGAGTTGTTCGGTTAA